GGAACGTGTAGAAAACGCATTAAAACATCTTCAAAACGGAAAAGGAATACTATTAACAGATGATGAAAACAGAGAAAATGAAGGCGATTTAATTTTTGCAGCACAATATATAAATGTTCCAGATATGGCAATGATGATCAGAGAATGCAGCGGTATTGTTTGTCTTTGTCTCACAAATAAAAAAGCAGATGAGTTGAATTTACCTTATATGGTTAAAGAAAATACGAGTCATTTTCAAACTCCGTTTACAATTACAATTGAAGCCAAAGAAGGCGTTACAACCGGCGTTTCGGCTGCGGATCGAATTACAACTATCAAAACTGCTTGTGCGACAAATGCATTACCTGAAGATTTATCGAGACCAGGACATATTTTTCCTTTGCGTGCTAAAGAAAACGGTGTTCTG
This genomic window from Flavobacterium sp. 9 contains:
- the ribB gene encoding 3,4-dihydroxy-2-butanone-4-phosphate synthase, with the translated sequence MISTEISPLTKFGITSQERVENALKHLQNGKGILLTDDENRENEGDLIFAAQYINVPDMAMMIRECSGIVCLCLTNKKADELNLPYMVKENTSHFQTPFTITIEAKEGVTTGVSAADRITTIKTACATNALPEDLSRPGHIFPLRAKENGVLERNGHTEGSIDLMKLANLKPEAVLCELMNPDGSMAKLGRIISFAEENELVVLSIEDIIYYRKFVRDYK